In Priestia megaterium NBRC 15308 = ATCC 14581, the following proteins share a genomic window:
- a CDS encoding helix-turn-helix transcriptional regulator translates to MAVEGFECRLRIIFATKKSENPSFKQEEFAKKVGISRGTLSALVNEHSLPNFKNAYIIAKELGVTIEEIWVQVQ, encoded by the coding sequence ATGGCAGTGGAAGGATTTGAATGTAGGTTAAGAATTATTTTTGCAACTAAAAAGAGTGAAAACCCTTCCTTTAAACAAGAAGAATTTGCGAAAAAAGTAGGAATAAGCAGGGGGACTTTAAGTGCATTAGTTAATGAACATTCTTTACCCAACTTCAAAAATGCGTATATTATCGCTAAAGAGTTAGGCGTTACTATAGAAGAAATATGGGTACAAGTACAGTAA
- a CDS encoding TIGR04255 family protein, with protein MENKRHYQNPPVREVICEFRFDEKSEWDATIPGLIYDELKEAYPLKKRSNEVEITNEGSTSRSVQMSDRIQFFNEQENAAIQIAPNLLVINLLAPYTNWDNYLGMIERVFTTYKKIANPLDIVHSKLHYINEIKFTQDVVELDKYLNFVPFLGGNLPGDYSSFILGVKIPYEEEKDYLRIQMQNGKSHNLILDLAYTNNQIETVNFENMFVWLNKAHDNIIETFENCIKDDLRKTFVEV; from the coding sequence ATGGAAAACAAAAGACATTATCAAAACCCTCCGGTTAGAGAAGTAATTTGCGAATTTCGTTTTGATGAAAAATCAGAATGGGATGCTACTATTCCGGGATTAATTTACGATGAGCTTAAAGAAGCTTATCCACTAAAAAAGCGTAGTAATGAGGTTGAAATTACTAACGAAGGTAGTACATCTCGCTCCGTTCAAATGAGTGATAGAATTCAGTTCTTTAATGAACAGGAAAATGCAGCAATTCAAATTGCCCCTAATTTATTAGTTATAAACTTACTAGCTCCTTACACTAATTGGGATAATTACCTGGGCATGATCGAACGCGTATTTACAACATACAAAAAGATAGCTAACCCATTAGATATTGTTCATTCAAAATTGCATTATATAAATGAGATAAAATTCACTCAAGATGTAGTTGAGTTAGATAAGTATCTAAATTTTGTCCCTTTTCTAGGAGGTAATCTTCCAGGCGACTATTCATCTTTTATCTTAGGAGTTAAAATTCCTTATGAAGAAGAAAAAGATTATCTTCGTATTCAAATGCAGAATGGTAAATCACATAATTTGATACTTGATTTAGCCTACACGAATAACCAGATTGAAACTGTTAATTTTGAAAATATGTTTGTATGGTTAAACAAAGCGCATGATAATATCATTGAAACTTTCGAAAACTGTATTAAAGATGATCTAAGAAAAACATTTGTGGAGGTGTAA
- a CDS encoding peptidoglycan-binding protein, whose protein sequence is MHAFEKLPQLVDKRGKLVHKGSYAKRKNGVNSITTRVWHHSLTKLSAGGSKIESFADFHVRTNGWPEIAYALIIDPKHVIDGRAAIYYCVDIAKRSYHVGNSNTIGLGICVIGDYRTDKLSEATIRSIIDLHKALMADGIGKYDKAHNEMPGYSWKACCVFDYNKAFKDILSDMLPVIKQPDPVPGLYTIQEGDTFWSIALKDGKEGITVEDLIAANPDIKPSQLKVGQTIKFGTAKNTYTPTPETPKKEQSEYKYPLPAGVLKTGSTDKAAIEQLQNALNAVDFKCGTADGIYGDKTKDAVTRFQKVYLPYEVDGTYGPNTKSKLQAVLKSKGY, encoded by the coding sequence ATGCATGCATTTGAAAAGTTACCACAGTTAGTTGATAAAAGAGGTAAATTAGTTCATAAAGGCTCTTATGCCAAACGTAAAAACGGTGTGAATTCCATTACTACACGTGTATGGCATCATTCATTAACTAAATTATCAGCGGGTGGATCTAAAATTGAATCATTTGCTGACTTCCATGTACGCACAAACGGCTGGCCAGAAATCGCTTATGCTTTAATTATTGATCCAAAGCATGTGATTGATGGAAGAGCAGCTATTTATTATTGTGTAGATATTGCTAAGCGAAGCTATCATGTAGGTAACAGCAATACAATAGGTTTAGGTATCTGTGTTATCGGTGACTACCGTACTGATAAGCTTAGTGAAGCAACTATTCGCTCTATTATTGACTTGCACAAAGCTTTAATGGCTGATGGAATTGGTAAATACGACAAGGCACATAATGAAATGCCAGGCTACTCTTGGAAAGCTTGCTGCGTATTTGATTACAATAAAGCATTTAAAGATATCTTGTCCGATATGCTGCCAGTAATTAAGCAACCTGATCCGGTACCTGGATTATATACTATTCAAGAAGGCGATACATTTTGGTCTATTGCTTTAAAAGATGGAAAAGAAGGGATTACTGTTGAGGATTTAATTGCTGCTAACCCGGATATTAAACCATCTCAATTAAAAGTAGGTCAAACAATTAAGTTTGGTACCGCAAAAAATACGTATACACCTACTCCTGAAACACCTAAAAAAGAGCAATCAGAATATAAATATCCATTACCTGCAGGTGTTCTCAAAACTGGCTCAACAGATAAAGCAGCAATTGAGCAGCTGCAAAATGCGTTAAATGCCGTTGATTTTAAATGTGGTACAGCCGACGGGATTTATGGAGATAAAACTAAGGATGCAGTAACGCGCTTCCAAAAAGTTTACTTACCATATGAGGTTGACGGCACATATGGTCCAAATACAAAGAGTAAGCTGCAAGCTGTATTGAAATCTAAAGGCTATTAA
- a CDS encoding hemolysin XhlA family protein: protein MPNTTEVQPMDTFQKEITEIKGKLETYNARLYAVERKSDLQDQQIFMLNEKLNKIDENTTWIKRKISGAIITAIVTGVIGGAIAIAYAALQQ from the coding sequence ATGCCAAATACAACGGAGGTTCAGCCGATGGATACATTCCAAAAAGAGATAACAGAAATTAAGGGGAAATTAGAGACATATAATGCCCGTTTATATGCAGTCGAGCGCAAATCAGATTTACAGGATCAACAAATTTTTATGCTTAATGAAAAATTGAACAAAATTGATGAGAATACCACTTGGATTAAACGTAAGATTTCAGGAGCAATCATCACAGCAATTGTTACTGGAGTTATTGGTGGAGCGATTGCTATTGCCTATGCCGCGTTACAACAATAG
- a CDS encoding HEPN domain-containing protein produces the protein MISIFCVLNKAILEEDIVVDGDFSIIHNSNRLEEIGNENTFMTVGSIYYDSIIKKPVIIQRMLIDNENPYHLVQSFRGYFQHFLLSLWLLKDNSFNLDDIVLIDTNQNVLFTDKNPVLFSNSQGEYVDIGLSTNEVQEALIWFERLKLHFFHDAKDNDEMYDGSIELRINNNNKAIDYYSYNRLERAIRFIGLARGESFLPAKITFYISALESLFSTSNVEVKMQVADRTARVLGKDFEERIKINKVVSIAYSFRSNYIHGSVNSEKTIRKTLKPYITIEEFCCELDEILRQVLKLFLTDLNHIVEMDEASFNKWISELLYKEKSE, from the coding sequence TTGATAAGTATATTTTGTGTTTTAAATAAAGCAATTTTGGAGGAAGATATAGTAGTTGATGGTGACTTTAGTATCATTCATAACTCAAATAGACTTGAAGAAATAGGTAATGAAAATACATTTATGACAGTTGGTTCAATTTATTATGACTCTATTATCAAAAAGCCTGTAATTATTCAAAGGATGCTAATAGATAATGAAAACCCTTATCATTTAGTACAGAGTTTTAGAGGTTATTTTCAACATTTCTTATTATCGCTATGGTTACTAAAAGATAATTCGTTTAACCTGGACGATATTGTGCTCATAGACACAAATCAAAATGTGCTTTTTACAGATAAAAATCCTGTGTTATTCTCAAATAGTCAAGGGGAATATGTTGACATAGGCTTATCAACTAATGAGGTACAAGAAGCTTTAATTTGGTTTGAAAGACTAAAACTACACTTTTTTCATGATGCCAAAGATAATGATGAAATGTACGATGGATCTATTGAATTACGCATTAACAATAATAATAAAGCTATTGATTATTATAGCTATAATAGATTGGAAAGAGCAATCAGATTTATTGGATTAGCACGTGGCGAATCATTTCTTCCTGCTAAAATAACTTTTTATATCTCAGCATTAGAATCATTGTTTTCAACTTCGAACGTTGAAGTGAAAATGCAAGTAGCTGATAGAACGGCAAGGGTATTAGGTAAGGATTTTGAAGAAAGAATAAAGATAAACAAAGTTGTTAGCATTGCGTATTCATTTAGATCAAATTATATACACGGATCAGTAAATAGTGAAAAAACAATCAGAAAAACTTTAAAGCCATATATTACTATAGAAGAGTTCTGTTGTGAACTAGATGAAATATTAAGGCAAGTATTAAAGCTTTTTTTAACAGACTTAAATCATATTGTAGAAATGGACGAAGCTAGTTTTAATAAATGGATAAGTGAATTGTTATATAAAGAAAAGAGTGAATGA
- a CDS encoding SGNH/GDSL hydrolase family protein yields the protein MPHNYQLPEWKNVGLEPTKSKKENGWAPLDRPPAEWLNWLFNRTYAALKEIQDRGISVDELLDLSKNVDNKLGVKADQSYVETMLATAVSGAPKGFYNTVAALNTAYPQGTDGVFLVLENGHIYIWNGTMWADAGIYQSTGLSTGAVKLNNLADDVTKFKGKSVKVNSTLSTYEKQVATRLVFDVADINLVGKVINISYDVYTEDDNIRAYTTKINNATSPTTLVGAGGKVSTETLARKGEFQSINFSNQVMAADSDYLFVYIWAMANDQTILPASYYFKNLKVTIGGVTKLPIRYGFYSNADEVEGTGVIEDVEEQFPYNLATVNTVQTIASDKAQATVNERIDPLTKPFDGYNIQAKGNSTNPLKVQLVQTFDLQSISGLTTADTFKFEADIFSDDVNIDKLESQFFFNDTSTPSLGAISGTQITPSGTMEFIPGQTKYSITKTVSTTSYRYLHCILNVVLVDGTKQTSFDVSNIKVTVKEQNLTKIDGYYLYKVNATDVVTRVDFKDNQLPTVAYVKSLIQQVKPPSAYIPNNLDGKKLGGSGDSMMKGHTLSAEKTWIHKLASRNNMTYVNYGINGTFLTNRLYNGQKGLVERYVDMADDFDYLLFHVGTNDANALVPMGTDDSVDISTFKGALNVLGDGLLTKYPKAKMGFITPYLRNANYQAYVDAMVLMLGKYGIPVFNNIKNGGVCWTNAAQVSALTLGDGYHLNEVGMDRSSYTYEQFLRSL from the coding sequence ATGCCACATAATTATCAACTTCCTGAATGGAAAAATGTTGGATTAGAACCTACAAAATCAAAAAAAGAAAATGGTTGGGCACCGCTAGATCGACCACCTGCTGAATGGTTGAATTGGCTTTTTAATCGGACCTATGCTGCATTAAAAGAAATTCAGGACCGTGGTATATCGGTAGATGAATTGCTTGATCTCTCAAAAAATGTAGACAATAAACTAGGGGTTAAAGCAGATCAGTCCTATGTTGAAACAATGCTTGCTACTGCTGTTTCAGGAGCACCAAAGGGATTTTATAATACCGTTGCAGCTTTAAATACAGCCTATCCACAAGGTACAGATGGTGTATTCCTTGTTTTAGAAAACGGCCATATTTATATTTGGAACGGCACAATGTGGGCTGATGCAGGGATATATCAAAGTACAGGCTTGAGTACAGGCGCAGTTAAATTAAATAACCTTGCTGATGATGTCACAAAATTTAAAGGCAAAAGTGTTAAGGTAAACAGTACTTTATCAACTTATGAAAAACAAGTAGCAACTAGATTAGTATTTGATGTAGCTGACATTAACTTAGTGGGAAAAGTTATCAATATTTCATATGATGTATATACAGAGGATGATAACATTCGTGCATACACTACCAAGATCAACAACGCGACTAGTCCTACTACACTTGTGGGGGCAGGAGGTAAAGTCTCGACTGAAACACTGGCACGTAAAGGCGAGTTTCAATCAATAAATTTTTCAAATCAAGTTATGGCTGCTGATTCTGATTATCTTTTTGTTTATATATGGGCAATGGCGAACGATCAAACGATATTACCCGCTAGTTATTATTTTAAAAATTTAAAAGTTACTATAGGGGGAGTAACTAAACTCCCTATAAGATATGGTTTTTATAGTAATGCTGATGAAGTGGAAGGTACAGGGGTTATTGAAGATGTAGAGGAACAATTCCCCTACAATTTAGCAACTGTTAATACAGTTCAAACAATCGCAAGCGATAAAGCTCAAGCAACTGTTAATGAAAGGATAGATCCTTTAACCAAACCGTTCGACGGATACAATATCCAAGCTAAAGGGAACAGTACAAATCCCTTAAAAGTGCAATTAGTTCAGACTTTTGATTTGCAATCAATTTCTGGACTTACAACTGCGGATACCTTCAAGTTTGAAGCTGATATATTCTCTGATGATGTAAATATTGATAAACTAGAAAGTCAGTTCTTTTTTAATGATACTTCAACGCCTTCGTTAGGTGCAATTTCTGGTACACAAATAACCCCATCAGGAACAATGGAATTTATTCCTGGGCAAACAAAATATTCGATTACAAAAACGGTATCGACTACTTCATATAGGTATTTACATTGTATTCTTAATGTTGTATTAGTTGATGGTACAAAACAAACCTCCTTTGATGTTAGTAACATAAAAGTTACAGTAAAAGAGCAAAACTTGACCAAAATTGACGGTTATTACTTGTATAAAGTAAACGCGACTGATGTGGTAACAAGAGTTGATTTCAAGGATAACCAATTACCTACGGTAGCTTATGTTAAATCATTAATTCAACAGGTTAAACCTCCATCTGCATACATTCCAAACAATTTGGATGGGAAAAAACTAGGTGGATCAGGTGATAGCATGATGAAAGGACACACTTTATCTGCTGAAAAAACTTGGATTCATAAGTTAGCGTCAAGAAACAATATGACGTATGTGAACTACGGGATAAACGGAACCTTTTTGACAAATCGCTTGTATAATGGGCAAAAAGGTTTGGTTGAAAGATATGTAGATATGGCCGATGATTTTGATTATTTATTGTTTCATGTGGGTACAAATGATGCTAATGCATTGGTTCCTATGGGTACAGATGATAGTGTGGATATTTCTACGTTTAAAGGGGCTTTAAATGTATTAGGGGACGGTCTCTTAACAAAGTATCCCAAAGCTAAAATGGGATTTATTACTCCGTACTTAAGAAATGCTAATTATCAGGCTTATGTAGATGCGATGGTTTTAATGTTAGGTAAGTATGGAATTCCGGTATTCAATAATATAAAAAATGGTGGAGTATGTTGGACTAATGCAGCACAAGTATCTGCATTGACACTGGGTGACGGATATCACCTTAATGAAGTTGGAATGGATAGATCTTCATACACCTACGAGCAATTTTTAAGATCGCTATAG
- a CDS encoding baseplate J/gp47 family protein: protein MIFAFFLAPLWELAEMVYNSGYSSKAEGVQLDRLAANKTMSRDQESESHVELSFTGVPNTTIQEQTQFATDKFIYFYLIENVTLDETGKGSGEAVSLEKGIHTNVAAGTIKLQAEPTENISTVTNLLAATGGRDLETDVELRNRLINSPAIEGNTTVNAIIARLNNTTGVRSSSVVSMNPAVHAYVLGGNREDVADTLFNCIAAGIDTIGSEEVIITDISGTEHTVRFDYATDIKIRIKIDIQSNNSFPSNGIGEIKQKIIQEIGGRDSTDTEWVGMAMGEKVVYSQLFSFVYETPGIEDVTIQVAKEDDDFIMGNLNLGSYEIARTNVDLIEVNVS from the coding sequence ATGATCTTTGCTTTTTTCTTAGCGCCTTTATGGGAACTAGCAGAAATGGTTTATAACAGTGGATATTCTAGTAAAGCTGAAGGTGTGCAACTTGATCGATTAGCAGCTAACAAAACGATGAGTCGTGATCAGGAATCAGAATCTCATGTAGAACTAAGCTTTACTGGTGTACCTAATACAACGATTCAAGAACAGACTCAATTTGCTACAGATAAATTTATTTATTTTTATCTCATAGAAAATGTAACGCTAGATGAGACAGGAAAAGGGAGTGGTGAAGCTGTTTCGCTTGAGAAGGGTATTCATACGAACGTTGCTGCTGGAACCATTAAATTACAGGCAGAACCTACGGAAAACATCTCTACAGTAACAAATCTTCTAGCTGCTACTGGTGGAAGAGATCTAGAAACAGATGTGGAGCTTCGAAATCGCCTTATTAATTCTCCGGCAATTGAAGGGAATACCACAGTTAATGCAATTATTGCTCGTTTAAATAACACTACAGGTGTTCGTTCATCAAGTGTAGTAAGTATGAACCCTGCTGTTCATGCTTATGTACTAGGTGGAAACCGTGAAGATGTGGCTGACACATTGTTTAATTGTATAGCTGCCGGCATTGATACTATCGGTTCTGAAGAAGTGATTATAACTGATATTAGCGGAACGGAGCATACAGTCAGGTTTGATTATGCTACTGATATAAAAATTCGAATCAAAATTGATATCCAGTCGAATAATAGCTTTCCTAGTAATGGGATTGGAGAAATTAAGCAGAAAATCATACAAGAAATCGGCGGAAGAGATTCTACTGACACTGAGTGGGTTGGTATGGCGATGGGTGAGAAGGTTGTCTACTCACAACTATTTAGCTTTGTATATGAGACACCTGGTATTGAAGACGTGACAATTCAAGTAGCTAAAGAAGATGATGACTTTATAATGGGCAACTTAAACTTAGGAAGTTATGAGATTGCTCGGACCAATGTTGATTTAATCGAGGTGAATGTAAGTTGA
- a CDS encoding DUF2634 domain-containing protein, with protein sequence MISPKLENGDLVMKDGNLIMISGDEELIQSVQSILRTRKGEFFLDPDYGLSYDNLLSKGASEAEIRDDIIEALSKDDRIGAVTNISFVKEGRTLKISLTIQKQDETELTIDEVGLNA encoded by the coding sequence ATGATTTCACCAAAACTTGAAAATGGTGATTTAGTTATGAAGGATGGAAATTTAATAATGATATCAGGTGATGAAGAACTCATTCAATCCGTTCAATCCATATTAAGGACACGGAAAGGTGAGTTCTTTTTAGATCCTGATTATGGTTTATCTTATGATAATTTATTGAGCAAAGGTGCTAGTGAAGCAGAGATAAGAGACGACATTATTGAAGCTCTTTCTAAAGATGACCGCATAGGGGCTGTAACGAATATTTCTTTTGTTAAAGAAGGACGTACCCTTAAAATATCGTTAACTATTCAAAAACAAGACGAAACAGAATTAACCATCGACGAGGTGGGGTTAAATGCTTGA
- a CDS encoding phage protein, which translates to MSNELFGRVIKVHIEGDYKADFSNDNFHIEFEVPFDDDSTPNEVTVKLYNLSSTSINHIKKDNTLILQAGYKSDYGILSQGKISRVLTSRDGVDKITTIYMTEGQDYSGVKVTASTSTDKKSLKIAFSKNTKADTIIRKLVGALGIRLGEMKLPKNPAYKSGYTVTGNILNNLLEVVKDCGAALYYRRGTLVIRSIKEGTDERFNLEEATGLLGSPDPFEEDDLKGYTVNCLLQHRISTASIIQIKSKTANGQYRAKKGKHTASGSDFKTEVQVI; encoded by the coding sequence ATGAGTAATGAATTGTTTGGAAGAGTGATTAAGGTCCACATTGAAGGGGACTACAAAGCTGATTTTTCTAATGACAATTTTCATATTGAGTTTGAAGTTCCTTTTGATGATGATTCAACACCCAATGAAGTTACAGTTAAACTCTACAATCTCTCCAGTACTTCTATTAATCATATAAAAAAGGACAACACTTTGATATTGCAGGCAGGCTACAAATCAGACTATGGTATTCTTTCGCAAGGTAAGATATCAAGAGTTTTGACTAGTCGAGATGGTGTAGATAAAATCACAACTATCTATATGACAGAAGGACAAGATTACTCAGGTGTAAAGGTAACAGCCTCTACAAGTACAGATAAAAAATCTCTAAAGATTGCGTTCAGTAAAAACACGAAGGCAGATACTATCATTCGCAAGTTAGTGGGTGCATTAGGTATACGTCTTGGAGAAATGAAATTGCCTAAGAATCCAGCTTATAAAAGTGGATATACAGTAACAGGGAACATATTAAATAACCTTTTAGAAGTTGTAAAAGATTGTGGTGCAGCTCTTTATTATCGAAGAGGTACATTGGTTATTCGTTCAATTAAAGAAGGTACAGACGAGCGCTTTAATTTAGAGGAGGCAACTGGACTATTAGGTTCCCCTGACCCTTTTGAAGAAGATGATTTAAAAGGATACACAGTTAATTGTTTGCTGCAGCATCGTATTTCAACAGCTTCTATCATTCAAATTAAAAGTAAGACTGCAAATGGTCAGTATCGTGCTAAAAAAGGAAAGCATACAGCTAGTGGTTCTGACTTCAAAACAGAAGTGCAGGTGATCTAA
- a CDS encoding phage baseplate plug family protein, which produces MRDYIPINKNSLPERFEIELAADTFVMEVNYNQTCNFFTVDLYSVDNEAIILGEKLVLNVPLWHDSVDRRLPAPSLVVLDESNQTKRITFDNFMVTTFLFIDDIAPDEDLSEVSV; this is translated from the coding sequence ATGCGTGATTACATTCCCATTAATAAGAATAGTTTACCTGAGCGATTTGAAATAGAACTTGCTGCAGATACATTTGTGATGGAGGTTAATTATAATCAAACATGCAATTTTTTTACAGTGGATTTGTATAGTGTAGATAATGAGGCCATTATTTTAGGTGAAAAGCTTGTATTAAATGTACCACTTTGGCATGATTCTGTTGATCGACGACTGCCAGCACCGTCATTAGTGGTTTTAGATGAATCTAACCAAACCAAGCGCATTACCTTTGATAATTTTATGGTGACAACATTTTTATTTATTGATGACATTGCACCTGATGAAGATTTAAGTGAGGTAAGTGTATGA
- a CDS encoding LysM peptidoglycan-binding domain-containing protein, which translates to MARLGNIKLLIEKEDDSASVDATSYPVEQGIPMTDHVEQKPDEFSLSGVLNGDSYESDYEYLKKCMKNGTILTYTGRNIAKNVIILDLSGSVDSNNANGKDISIKLRQMRIASTPWVKVKNSGKKKPVSNKPTGAVYHVTKKGDTYWDMWQKYGTSIAQLRKYNGYPDRRIPIGVKLRVK; encoded by the coding sequence ATGGCGCGTTTAGGAAACATCAAGTTGTTAATTGAAAAAGAAGATGATTCTGCTTCGGTTGATGCTACATCTTATCCTGTAGAACAAGGTATCCCTATGACAGATCATGTTGAACAAAAGCCGGATGAGTTTTCACTCTCCGGCGTTTTAAATGGAGATTCTTATGAATCTGATTACGAATACCTTAAGAAATGTATGAAAAATGGTACGATTCTAACCTATACCGGTCGTAATATTGCTAAAAACGTTATTATTTTGGATCTAAGTGGCTCTGTAGATTCAAATAATGCTAACGGCAAAGATATCTCTATTAAGTTGCGACAAATGCGGATTGCCTCTACACCGTGGGTGAAAGTAAAAAACAGTGGCAAGAAAAAGCCTGTTAGCAACAAACCTACAGGCGCTGTTTATCATGTCACTAAGAAAGGCGATACTTACTGGGATATGTGGCAGAAATACGGCACAAGTATTGCACAGCTAAGGAAATATAATGGGTACCCTGACCGTAGGATTCCCATTGGTGTCAAACTAAGGGTGAAATAG